A portion of the Halopelagius inordinatus genome contains these proteins:
- a CDS encoding sugar phosphate isomerase/epimerase family protein, with protein sequence MVGDARTGFVTQLGMDRREAVSFGGEAGFDFVELMMDGESHRDRLRGRASDLRAAADDAGLSLLVHLPFGGIDIGSPHEHVREGARREMAAALDAAAEFGAEKAVLHASTDAWGPAWDEATLHGHLLESVRELDDRARERGVELCVENIPRGAFDTNDFPTLFDETEASMTLDTGHARMDGRDDGGIAALCRDYGHRISHVHLNDTRVASDEHLPFGAGTIGFETMFDALGDEWAGTLSLEVFTDDYRYLRTSKDRLDELL encoded by the coding sequence ATGGTCGGAGACGCGCGAACGGGGTTCGTCACGCAACTCGGAATGGACCGTCGGGAAGCCGTCTCGTTCGGGGGCGAGGCGGGCTTCGACTTCGTGGAACTGATGATGGACGGAGAGAGCCACAGAGACCGACTCCGCGGACGGGCCTCGGACCTGCGGGCGGCGGCCGACGACGCCGGTCTCTCGCTTCTCGTCCATCTCCCGTTCGGCGGCATCGACATCGGTAGCCCGCACGAACACGTCCGAGAGGGTGCGCGCAGGGAGATGGCCGCCGCCCTCGACGCCGCGGCGGAGTTCGGCGCGGAGAAGGCCGTCCTCCACGCGAGTACGGACGCGTGGGGGCCCGCGTGGGACGAGGCGACGCTTCACGGGCATCTGTTGGAGTCGGTCCGCGAACTCGACGACCGCGCCCGAGAGCGAGGCGTCGAACTCTGCGTCGAGAACATCCCCCGCGGCGCGTTCGACACGAACGACTTCCCGACGCTGTTCGATGAGACGGAGGCGTCGATGACGCTCGATACGGGCCACGCGCGCATGGACGGACGCGACGACGGGGGTATCGCGGCGCTCTGTCGCGACTACGGTCACCGCATCTCGCACGTCCACCTCAACGACACGCGCGTCGCGAGCGACGAACACCTCCCGTTCGGCGCGGGGACGATCGGTTTCGAGACGATGTTCGACGCTCTCGGCGACGAGTGGGCGGGGACGCTCTCGCTCGAAGTGTTCACCGACGACTACCGCTACCTGCGGACGAGCAAGGACCGACTCGACGAGTTACTGTGA